CGGCGTTGGCGGTGGGGACTTGATACTCTTCACGGGGCATttttgaggctgttggttTGGGTGGTGGTTGGGTTATGGATGtctttttggtggtgaggaaAAGATTGGAGGTGGCATTGGTCATGAAGGCGGTGATGGGAAAGTTTGGACGGCAGAATTGGGCGGTGAGTGTCCTGGTGGGAGGTGAGTGGGTACGTACCGTTTTGATAAGAACGGCATTTATAAGATATGGGCGTTGAGTGCTCGGCTTTGTTTTATGGCTTCTGCTATATATGAGAGGTCTGATGTAACTTGGAGTGGTGATGTTCAACACGGTACCTTCTTTTCGTTTCTCCTCATTTGTCGTCGCTATTGATCACCTCCGTGGCAAGGTTGTGTTGCAACCAAAGCGTGACTATTCACGGTGATGCACTGTTCCAGTTAGGAAGTGCTTAGATCACTCAAGCACAGCTAAGATAAGGATCTCTTTATCGTTCCCATCTATAGCCTATTCTCATGGTGACTTGTGAGCGCAGACCAGTGGTTGTATCAGAGTACAACTTACCCTCAACGATAAGCAAATATTTCTCAAGCTCTCTCATGGTTCAATCTTTAAGTACAGTGCCCACGCAGTTTATGATAAGTAGATAGCTCAACACCTCTCCCATGCTGACCTCAAGCCGATGAGCTAATGTTGAATAAGAAGCAAACGTTCCATTAGCGGGCAGTTGAAGTACCCCACAGAGATTGACCTCCACTAAATGCACTAAATCAAACACCCCAGTTCCCGATCTCCAGTTCCTGGCAAGCCCCGgtccatcatctcaacctcgGTACCATCTCTTCATGCTCATGAACTtggaacatcatcaacctcaacatcgaCGTCATTAATTTCACTCAATCTTTTCACTCTTCACCTAAACATATCCAAGCTCACATCAGCTCATACATCGCATCTTGAGGAGATCACCAGCCATGTTTGATCCTTCAGCTCCCCCGACTTCATCATGTCCCTTCTGCACAATCTCATCCACCTTCGAGCCATTCGACCCCTTAAATCCACCaccctcaacatcctcactCATCAACCCAGAGCTCGTATCACCCGCCTCATTCATCGTTCTCTCAACACCAGTTCTCGTCGCCTTTCTCGACATTCTACCGCTAAGTCGcggtcatcttcttctctgcacACGGCCTCACCGTCCTAAACTCAGCGACGTGACAGCTTCTGAATCCGCGCATCTGGGCCACTATCTGCGCGTTCTGTCAAAAGCCATGGCTCGTGCGACAGGCATTGAAGATTGGAACGTGGTGCAGAACAAcggggctgctgctgcgcagGTTGTACCGCATATGCACTTTCACATCATCCCCAGGCCGGAGATTAGAGCCAGTGGGAGGTTTAGTGAGAGCTTTACTATGTTTGGTAgggggaggagagaagagttggatgatgatgaggcggTGGTTTTGGCGGAGGAGTTTAGGCAGAGTGTTGCCGCCGTGatgagggaggaagaggaagagcagaagcaaaaagagagCAAGGCTAAGCTATGAGAGTTGAAGACGTATATCTTTTTACCTTATTGGCGTTCAGCGATCTTGGAGAGGGGGCGGTTTGCCAAGTACTTGGCGTTGAAGAGATTCATAGATTTCTATACTTCTCGATCTAATACCCTTTGATGAAGACGTATCTTCATCGAATTATCACAAACCTTTACCCATTATATCTCATGAGTTCCTTGGTCCGGGAAAGATCGTGTTTGGCAGTTCTGAACCTCTTTCTTAGGCTCATTTAGTACCTCTATCTCATAATCCTTCACCTCCCTCATTCATCCAAGTTCTGGTTGGACTCTCGAGACCTGACATTCTTTAGAACGACCCTCTTGCCCTGCTGCAACAATACCACTTAACAGGATCTTTTAATATACCACCCCATTTCTAATTGCCGTATAGAGTTGATCAAGTTCATCCCAGCCTTGCAAAGACCTGCTACATACGCCGTGGCAATAGCTATACACCATCTTCGTCTCGAACTCGATACCAGTTTTGCAAGAAATATTGGCCCGGCAGCTCTTGAATATGATTAATATGTCAATTGCACTCGACCATTGGGTGTCAAAGTCCTGCGGGCTCTTCTCAAGGCGTCATCAAGCTAGCTGAGAATGAGTCCTTGGGCAATACGCACGGCAGTGAGACATCATCCTTGAACACTATGTTTAAGCGAAAATGACAATAGAAACTGAGATTTAGTATCTAACCAATCGCACCGGGCATATAGCATGCAcattaaaaaaaaacagCATAAAGATATCCTCCAAAGCGTAAGCTTCAGTTCTAGTACCGATGTCAAAGCAACTCCTAAACCCATTAACCGGTGACCGCTAACCTTTAACCATCCGATCCAAGCATGCTTTGTTTTTGTGATTTTCTAatgctttttttttaaaataaagatcCGATCCGCagtttttttgttttgttgttcCATATTCGCCATCATGTCCGATCATttgcctaggtaccttacgCCAACCCCTTTTTTATCCATATCCTTTACCTATTCAGTACCTAAGAGAACTACCTGAACATTTCTAAACCAAACACCTTCGTGTGTCGGGAGCAATACGTCCCCGTAGCTCTcgtctttctctttctaaCCTCGCCGTCTGCTTCTCCAGCGCGCGAATTCTCTCACGAGCAAGGTCAAGCACCTCGGCTTTGCTCACGCGACGATCATTGGCGATACCGCCTTCTGTGCCTGGAGCAGGGAGGACAGCGAGAAGACGCTCAAAGTGGGTGTTGAGGCGCTTGCGGTATTGCTGCTCAACCTGGTTGTGTGCAGCCCGCGCCTTGACTTCCTCTGTAGTCTCGCTGGGATGTCTAGGTTGAGCAACAACGCGCTTCTTGGGAGCACGCGATGCAGTGCGGAGCTGGGTGGGATTACGTTTAGGTCCCTCTTTACCCTTTGCCCTTGTCTTTGTTACCGTTGagcgcttgcgcttcttgctCGCTGGCTCCGAGTCATCGTCGtagtcctcatcgtcatcctggTTATCTTCCTCGGGCTCAGACTCAGCTGGTGATAGCTCGTCTGCCATGGGCGGCGTGGGTAGGAATGTTGCCGCCGGCGAGACGTGAGCTGGCCAGACGGCGCCGAGGGATGGGCTGCCTGTGGAGAGGTCGTAGCCTTCTGAGAAGGCGGATGAGgtgcgatgaggaggatggacGGGGAATTGACCCGGTGTGGTGGAATGGATGGCGTAGCCGTTAGGGGAGAAGTCTCCAAAGGAACGGTCAAGGTAGGCAAGGTCTGTTAGAGGGGAGGGGAAGACGGTGTTATCGAGACTGGGCGTCTCAGGAGACTGAAGAGGgttctgctgctgagaagtgAGTTAGACATGTCTGTTGTGAGTTGGGTAGTTGAGAGTGACTTACTGTAGAAGCCTCGTAGGGGGCATCTAAGCTGGAGAAAGGCATGGCGGTAGTATCGATACCGTTCATCCAGTCATCGGGCATGCGTCCAAAGCGCGCAGCTCCGTCTCCGTCGCTGGCGGACTCGAGGAAAGTcgagctcatcatcattgtaGGCCGCGTTTTTGTTTAACGGTTATCCGCAAATACTAGATCTAGCACGAGGTTGTCCTTGAACCCCGTCATCACGAGAAGGGAGTGGAACAACGATCCCGAAGAATATTCTCGGTTTCTCTCTATGCTTTTTCTGTCTTTTTGCTGGCTGAGTgtcttttttaaaaaaagaaagaaggggGGGTTCTTGTTATAGGCAGTTAAGAAGGCGGCAGACTCGTAGTCGCGAGGCTGGTCGGATGTCTTTTGCTGTCGACAAGCCGCAAGCCATAACGTAGCTGCTCTGTTTCCTGTTCCTTGTGATTTCTTCCGTTTCTCTCGTCTAGCTTTTTCTGTGTGATGGGGAGAGAGAGCAGTAGACGGGAAGACCGTGGGTATACAGAGAAGGATAAAGATTCACAACTACAAACTTGGGCTGAACAGGTCCCCTTTTATAACAGACGTCTAGGGCACAAAAAACTCGAAAAGATTGCCAAGACCCAATGCTCGTTcgcagaaagagaaaaaataCCACCATGCATAACTACCACCAACTAATCCATCGAGGGTGGTGCCAAAGTATGAAAAGAAGCGGAGGATGGGCCAAGggggcatggcatggcattaCGACACGGAGACAAGAGGCACGGAATAATACCATAGTATGGCACATAGTTCTAGCACAGCCAGGACACAGACGGCCTCGGACCTGAGGAGCCGTGACCGGAGTAAgagggtgaggatgagggaggGACGGGCCAATGTGATGCATCACAAGTTCAGGTGCTCGTTATCCTTCGCTTAAAGCATGGGCGTGAAGCTTGGAAGGGGAAAGATGCAATGGGTAACCAACCAATGTAAAGATTGATAACTTACACGCCTGAGTCAAGAGTATTCCGCAAAGGCCAATGGTCTACACGAGATGGTCTTGGCACCTGTCAAGGATGGGCATTCTGTTAGTAAATCCGGGCCCTTGGCTACCTAATAGCCACGTAAGAGCATTTCTGCAAGAGTTTCGTCACAGGGCTATCGTGCCTCTGTTATAAACAGCCAGAGAGACAATACTCTTACACCTCAACTCTCACCGAGTCAGAAGAATATAATCAACCATAACCTCCAAAGTCATGTCGTCGCGATAAACTAATACAAGAGCGGAACTTGACaggataaaaaaaaaccttgGGGTGGCCTGAGTTTATCCCCAGACGCTAACAGGCCCTCTCAGGCGGGGCTGATCCCTGTAGGATGGGGTATCGTTGACTAACCTCAATCTCGTTTGCCTTGGAACAAGACTCAAGTCGTGGGGAATGGCCTCCTTCGCAAAGGCCATGTTTAGTTTTGCTTTGCGCCCTGTGAAGTTTTGAAGCAAGTGGTCACGAGCCGGCCTCAGACTCTGACAAATTCCGAAGCCCCGAGACCAGTCGAATCGAATAGAATCCACTGTCTTTTTGTTAGGTAGCCTCTTGGGTAATGAGATCCGGTTGTTGAGTCACCGTGTAGTATTCATGCCATCATTCAGAGGTAGTTCAGACTTTTACTGTTGTATTTTTGTTTTACAGAACCAATGGACCGAGGCTATCAAGACTGACTTCAAAGTGAAATGCAAGATCCTGCTCTTgaggcttggccttgttAGGTCTGCCGCATGCCGCGTGGTACAGACATTGGCATGCAGCAACCGATGATCGCATCAGACCACCCTGCAACGGCTAATGTTGCTGTATTCATCGATGACCTTACGGGACTCTACCcaggggaagaaagaaaactcaggaccttgatcctaaatgatagaaagacttaggtaaattagcataagtttaggataccttttgctgagttcaTTTTGACACCATATATCGGGGtccgatgttttcttgctccccaaggTCTACTCTAGCTGTCTAGGTACATGCTCAGTTCTTGGAAACTAAGAGAATCTGGGGTAATGAATGGACAAACGTGGCCCCCGTtatttggtggtgttggcacTCGTCAGCTAAGATCAACGTCTTGACAGTTCAACTCCCGAGTGCTGTGCTGTACCCTCGACAACTGGCCAGCAGCCATTGAGAGGATATTGTCTCTTTCAAATAGTTTGTAACTCTATTCGTTTCATACACTTCCATTTTCCCTCAGGTTACAACTCGTTACTGTCTCTGCTCAATCGTCTCTTTCACAAGGGCTTCACAGGTCCATCCTACCCACGTACCATAAACACCCAAGAAAATATACGTCTCCTACGACAACACCCCCTATCAACCCCAAGAATAAACATCATGACCGTCAGCCAAACCCTCAACATTCGCTCAGCCCTACCCGTTGCGGAGTCCCCCATGCCTTCTGAACCAATTACAACACCATGGCAGGGGTTTTGCGTCTTTTTTTCATGACATCCCCCCtgggagaaaagagaacgTCTCGATGTTTATTTCCAAAAACCTTATCTAAATGGGTAGATCGGTAAGTGGACACTGCGTGCGTGGGTAGATCAAGATTAGGATCAAGATCTGATCTGCCTTGGCTAGATCTGTGTGTGCTCGGGTGCATGATCATGAATATGATACTGACTTGTTAGTAAAGGGGATGATGAAGGATTGGTACACAGGGAGAAGGGCGGCATCACGAATAACTGACTTcacaaacaccatcatcacccaaATCAACCTACACTCAGCCATGGCACAACTCAGAGATAGTGACACTCCAAGCAACAATATCCAGAAATAATTCAATGTGTTGAAAGATATATGGAGTAAAAAGGGACGGGTTGCTATACGATACACGAGTCGCCTCGTAGGTATTACTCGTCACCACCAGCTGTAACCGCCTTGGGCTCTGGGGTctcagtagcagcagcaggcgCCTCAGCAGTCTTGACGCCGTCCTTGGCTGGAGCGGAGACATCGGCAGTGTCTTCATCGCCCTCggcgtcctcctcgtcgccttcagcttcagcgtcATCGtcaccctcttcctcctcctcctcggcgtCGCCATTGGTCTCTTTGGTGTCTGCCTCGGCcgtcttgcgcttcttcacGGGAGGCTCGGCTGAAATGATATGGTCAGCATTTTGGCTCGGTATCATAGGCTGGTTGCTAGGCTCTTGGAAGAGACCATGTAAATGATAAATGGGACATAATCGATGGAAGGGATGGAAGTATGTATTGGTGGCGAGCTCTTCCCGAACATCGATAATAACTCACCCTTTGCATCagcttcgtcatcttcgtcatcttcctcctcctcctcagcgtcctcgtcttcttcgctttgctcttcttcgtctgcgGTGGAGACGTACCTATTCACATGTTGTCAGCCAatcgtcatcaacaaaatacaatcatcaacaacatgttTCGATCGCGAAACAGCACAACAGGTAACAATCCCAAATTCAAGGAGAATCATATTGCGATCGGAAAATGTCGCAAATGACACGTGGGAATAGATTCAATCGCGACATGATTCGCATCGCATTGGATCGCATCTTGTGGTGGCATGCGACATCAGCCCTGCGCGCGCATCTTGGTAGGTCGCGCAACGAATAGCGCAACGATAAAATGCGCGCGATTGGACAACCGAAAGCTCCTCAAAAAGACGATCGCAACAAGGTAACATGCAAAAGGAAGGCAAATGGTACtcactcttcctcctcctcaccatcatcatcttcagggAGGGAGacgagctcctcctcctcctcttgctTTCTCTTGCGGGACATGGTGATGGTTACTGGTCTGTGTGATGTATGGGAGTCTGTACAATGCGATTGACAGGTTCAGGAGATCAGGGCGCTTCTCTCGGGGGTAGAGGAGGGTTTTAAAGGTAGACAAGGCACAGCACGAGATAGAGAAGCTAGGTAAAGCAAGAatagaagagaggagagagaaagagatccAGGGGGAGTGGGAACGGCAAAGGGTGGGAGAGGCTGCGCGTGCGCACTACacaagagggagaggagaggagctggagctggagggcgAGAGCAACAGCTACAGTGACAATGGAGCGATAGACAGCCCGAGAGCTTGTGTGAGAGCTCTCAATCCAGCCAATTGCGGCCGTCACAGTCATCCCAACATCACTGGATACACTCCATGACACTATGTACGGACATCACTAACGAGACTCGTGTATGAATACATGGGAATGCAAGGAAACAATGCGACGCCCAGAAGTACAGTCCCACGAGCCTGTCATCGAAGGATGGATTGGGTGGCCCAGCTATGGTGTGGACAAGCTACCCGGAGGTaagctaccttacctagtaccttgccttgccatGCCATATTACGCTGCAAGGCAAAAAGCTTCTGGCTGCTTGCGAACCACCAGATCAGGTCCGATCAGGGCGACCAAGACGCGCAACAGACGTGCGTCCAATCAAGAGGGCGCTAGCCGAGTTTATCTGCTGTACCCGGAAAGCATCGATGGCTCGGATTTGGGTTTTACCTCTCCCGTCTTAGTACTAAGgaacaagaggagaaggaactGTAAGGAAACGCGAAAGGCGGGGGAATGGCCACAGGCTTGAGGAGAGAGTGAGGGAGACAGAGAGCTTGGGGACGCCAGTTAACTTCCGTCCGAGTGGCTGGGCAAACAAACAGCTTTGCCGGATATGTGACGTAGGACTTTCACATTGTAGCCCAGGCTCAGAGCTGGGTGGAAGTGTCTCGGAAATTCATACTCGCCGGGAACTGGGTCCTTTTGTTTGTCtgcctttgcctttgcctttCTTCCGCCTTTGTTTCGTTTGATGAGGTGCTGTACAGAGTGGTTCATGGAACCAACGTGAGAAAGGCACAGTGCAAAGGTTTCCATTTTGGTTTCTATTCTCGAGGGGCTGATACAGGCCCTTGTCAGCAGCTGTCGAGTCAACAAGGACGAACGGAGCTCTCTTTCAAGCTCTGTAACATCTCACTTCTCCAAGAGCTTGGGGGAAGCTTGGACCTCATTCACTCTGGGGATAAGTAAAACCGGGAGCGGATGACGGCGCAGGTTTCTCCGGCTCGTAATGCCTCAAGGATGATGCGCACGCAGGTGAGACGAATACTGGTAGACGAGTGCCCCTTGAACCGAACCGGTGTCGGCGTCGGAGGGTTCGGTGGTGCGGCCGAAACACAGTTGGCGTCATCGAGCAGTGATATgatgaggagcttgatgTCCGGTCACGTGCTGTGTTGGTCCATGCTTCAGCTCAATCTACCCTGGAGCCACAAGCCATCATGAGATTCTGGTTTCGGTTCATAGATGCGCTCAAAATTGACGGCCTTTGGTGACATGATCTTTTTGGTACTTACTTTCTGACTTTTGCTTTTGTTTTGATAACCATCGTTGCGCGCCCTGATACGTGAGGTTGTCGCCGCTCAGCTGCATGATATTACGATTTGCCCTTGAGAGCTAACAGCCATGTGCTTGATTCTGCGCCTCTCGCTGGCTGGACGACGAGACCAAAATCCTGACATTACTTAAAGAgtatcaagatgatcaatgCAGGAGTCTGATATCGAAacaagggaagggaaggcaaaaagaaaaggagacACGGACAGTCTCAGGTCTGAGCGGAGACAATGTCTTACTCTCCCTACTTCCGTCCCGCGTTTCCGCCTGCCCTTTCCTCGCTGGCGTTATTTCCAAATTCTGATGTCGATCTCAACATTGCATGAATAGCTTATTTGAATGATTACAGTGGCTTGAAAAACAATTGACTCTGGGCATCGCAGCTGTGTCAAGTCACGGGTTAATTGATGCATGCAGATATCCATATCATGAAGTCCCGGGTAGGCCGCCAGGTCGCTCAGTATGCAACCAGAAATCCCAGAATCCTGGGCTCAGGGCTGAAATGGTGATACCAAGCCACGATAACCAAAGTAAATTGAAGACCCTTCATTTGAAGTTCGTACTGAAAGACATTTGCCATTTGATGACTGAAACGTCCGTTCCCGAGCGAATCGGGGTTGGACGGAATTCAGCTGAAATACCTTGAACTCGGCAATGACCCTTTGCATTCACTTCGAGTCTAGCTTCACCTCAACTGTCTCTGTTGTCGACAGGCCAAGACGGGAACCGTTATCTTTGCCTGCGCAATCTGGATCTCTTGAACGAGACGAGACTCTTTAGTATTGAACGAGGCGTGATCCGTTGGGTTGCTAGTTCGGGATGGCTGCGCCTCGGTCATCATATCAAGACACGACACGGACGCGCGTGGTATAGTGGTTTGTTTGTATTTGCATAAACAGAATATGTCACTCTTCCCTGGGCGACGGGCGGGTGATGACGACGGGGGAACAGATCATGACCCGGTGGTTCGGAGTGGGCATGTGTAATTTGGACGTTACCGAGATGAGCTTCGGCATCTAGTATGGATCTTAGAAACATGCATGATTTCTTGTACGCTTCTTCCAAGTTGTCTCACGTGCTATTAACGCATGTCTTGTATAGTCTCTGAACTGGAATGTGAAATCTCATATCGTGAGGACGTCTGATTACATCTCGATGGAATACGCAACTCTGACGAGCTACTGTCCAAGCCTCGCGATCCTTCAATTAATCTGTGCTCAGCAATTGTCAGCAGACGTATTCGAATGCTAGCAAGCCTCCTTCGCCTAAAAGATGCACTTGTCGATGGATGCCTCGTGCTTGACGGTCCAGCTCATCCCACTGACAAGGTTTCCAAGCAAAAAGCGGGGAGTCTTAGCCGACTTCTTCAAAGGGTTCCAGAAGAACGCGCTCTGTTGATGACCAAGTCACGTCAAGGTCAGTCTTATTTCCGATCTTAGGTTAATGTTATGTTTACTTTTTAGACTTTGTAGCTgcagaagagagagattaGCAGAGGCTTAGATGCCCCGCATGAGTGGTATTTCTTGACTGTGTCTGCACTAAAGCAGTGAGATGGAGTTTGTAAAACGTTGAGGTTTCCTTGTTGTCAGGCTATT
This genomic stretch from Fusarium fujikuroi IMI 58289 draft genome, chromosome FFUJ_chr09 harbors:
- a CDS encoding related to histidine triad protein, whose translation is MFDPSAPPTSSCPFCTISSTFEPFDPLNPPPSTSSLINPELVSPASFIVLSTPVLVAFLDILPLSRGHLLLCTRPHRPKLSDVTASESAHLGHYLRVLSKAMARATGIEDWNVVQNNGAAAAQVVPHMHFHIIPRPEIRASGRFSESFTMFGRGRREELDDDEAVVLAEEFRQSVAAVMREEEEEQKQKESKAKL